Below is a genomic region from Prolixibacteraceae bacterium.
CTTTGACACTTGTTGATTCCGGTGTCCCTAGATTAATAAGCAATACACCAACACTCTTTCTACTCATGATATGCCTTCTGATTTGAAACTTATTGTAAATATAGTAGTTCTTAAATAAAGACAGAATACTCTTCTAAAAGTTTTTTGCCAAAATAAAATTGTATGCCATATTGGAATTAATGTATTGCGATGGATCTAGTAAGTAACTTGCTCTAGCCCCCACAGTTATCAGTGCGCTGTTAAAAATATTTAAGTCTAAATAAAGCTCTACCCCATAGCTTCGTTGAAAATATCTATTGCAGTTCTCAGTAAGCCCCTCCTGTACATCCTTTCCATGGTAGATGCTATTGTATATCTGCTCATCAGAAGCGCTCGGGTTTATCAACTTATAGACATCAACATACTCTTGATAATTATTTAATTGACTTGATTGGTAGTCATAAAAAAGAGTTGCTCTCAACCTTTTGAGATAAGTTATTCCTGCAATACTGAAATCAGGATAACATAGTGGAAATGCATAATTGATCCCTATCTTCTTTGTCTTATCAATAAAAGGTAACCGATTGCTATAACCTCTTGAATAATCAAATGTATCATCTAAAATATAACTTGGTGTTTCTGACTGATAACCGTAATCAATCTTTATTCCATGGTTTACTGCCAGACCAGGAATATAAGTAGCCCCTTCTAAGCTCGATACGATTTCAGGACTTGATCTAACCTTTTGATATTGTAAATGTACATATTGTCCAAATTTAGGATATATATTCTTTCTTGCTTTTTGATGCATAACACTTAGATCTCCTGATATAAGGTATGATTCAGGTTTCGACTTCTTCTTTTGTCCTGTTAAATAAACCCGATGATATGTGTAACTGCCAGATAAGTTTATCCCTATGGAAAAATTGTCGTAATACCATAGTAGCGGAAGGTTAGCCCCAAGGCTCCAACGATAATCTTCATAGCTGTTTATATCATCTCTAGGAACATGATTCTCTTTCATCACGGCTTTGATGGATAGATGGACTGGGTATCTAGCATAGATTAGTTCCCCATTAAAATGGAGGATCTCATCCATCGAATTGTATTTAAACCCAATATTGGCATATAGCTCTTTAAAAAGATCTGAAAAAAGAACCTGTCCACCAAAGTAGTTTTGATCGAAATAGATGGTCCATGCATAAGGTCGGAAATGATATAATGGCTTATGAAAACTATTCTCTTGATGTAAAGTGTCAAATTTTATCTCTTCTATGGGTTCTTCCTCATCATTTAAAACCAATTCTCCACCGACGGTATTCGCATTATATGGGATTTGAGGTACTTCTTTTACAAAGTCCCTTTTTGAAACTTTTCTTAAACGATAGCCCTTAGACGTGAAATTAGAGTAGATCAGAGTATCTAAAATTGGATCTACAGTCGGATAGTATGCACCAATCTTATCATTGGTATGTTGACGTATTCGCTTCTCTCCAGTTATAGAAACACTATAAATCTGGTCAATACCGCTAAAAGAAGCACCGAAGTAGATATATTTCTCATCTACGTCTAATCCGCTTATGGTGTGGTGACTCCATGACGTAATCATCGACGTTGGCATTTCATTATATAACGACTGTTTCATAATAGCCACTTTATCCTCTTTTTGAGCTATAAAAAGTATCTCTCCATCGTCCATACTCCACTGGGGTTGTGAGAGGAAGAAGTTGTCCTTATTGGGTAAGGTATTTATAATCTTTTCTTTTTCAATATCCCAGATTAACATCTTATATGTCAAATCATCACTCTTCTCCACCACTACCACTCTTTTACCATCGTGACTAACTTCTGGTGCATAATAGTATCCGACTTTACCCAACTGAAATTTCTTCTTTTTGCCTAGGTCATAAATCATAATTTTATTCCTAACCTTCTCTTTATAAAAAGGATTGACCACAGACTCTGTCCATGCCAAATTAAAATTATTATAAGTGATAGATCGGTCTTGAGTAATACCAATATTGGTAATGGTCTTCTCCTTACATCCCTCTCTTTCTGTGATCTGTACAATCTTTGATGTTCGATTATAACTCGATTTCACAGCATAAATCTCTTTATTCTCTGCCAACGTTGGATATTGATAGAAATAAACTCTATGAGCGGAAGTGCGAAGGGGGATCTGATAACTGCTATCTAGACTCATCTTACGCCACTCTTCTCTCCATCTGATCTCTTGGTTCTTCTGCATCCTCTGATACAACTTCTTACTGCTCATCCCTACATACTGTCTTGTGGATACAGAAAATGGATAGAATAGATTCTTTAATTTAAACTTGGTTGAGCTATTTACAACATCATTCCATACATTGGGACCTGCGATTTCTCTACCTTCTCTAACCATATTGTAGCCCAAATTATAATGGTTGGGAACAATATCTTTTAATGATCCATTCTCCATCTTTCGATACCGATACTGTATCGAATCATAAATAAGTGCCCTTTGCTCTTTAAAGAAAGCTGGCAGACGACCTCTTCCTCCTTTTGATAATGCAGTTTCTGCAACTACCGCATCTCCTTCAAAAAACCACTTTGGAAATATTAGATTCGAAATACCAGCCCATGCATAATCTCCTGTAAAGTATGATAAAAATGCGACAACATCCTTTTTCATATTGACATACTGTTGAACATGTCTATATTCGTGTATAGTCAATTGATCCATCCAATTGGTTGATCCTAGTTGATACAGGTCTTGGGGAGAGAGTGTATAAAATTCACTTTGAAAAGGAAATACCGATACATAACCATTCGATATACCATTGGTGTTATTAATTAGAATAGCTACTTTCTTCTTCTTGGTTCCGATAGATAAATTCTTTTCATAAGAAATATAGGTAACCATATTTATGACCCTTTCAGCTGTCTGTTTTAACCCTTTGGGATAGACAATTCTGGCAATATCAGTTTCGATATACTTCCAGTCTTGATGTAGTGGGTACCCACCATAACTTCCAGTACCCTGTCCAAATAGGCGAGATAATGAAAGAATAATAATCACAAGTGGTAGAACTACATTTTTCATGGGTATAACTATAAGACAATTTCTATAAAGTAAACAAGTTACACATTAATGTTGTTGTTAAGAGATAGAAAAAAATATTTTTTAATATATAACGAATAAATCGTGTGGTTTATTCAATCTATTTCTTATTTTTAGGAGAAACAATTGTCATAATTAATACCTAATTCATTATTAAATAAACAAATGGACGACGATTATTTTGATTACGAATCTACAATTGACTTAAATAGAAAAGTAGCATTAATAACAGGTGCCAACTCCGGACTGGGACTTGAAACGAGCAAAGTGCTTGCCCAAAAGGGGGCTACTGTAATTATGGCTTGTCGTAATCTTAAAAAAGCAGCCAAAGCAAAGAATGAGATCATTGAAGATTTACCTGACGCAAAGATCGAAATTATGCCTCTTGATCTCTCTTCTCGAAGATCAATAGAAGAGTTTGTGCCGAAAGTTGAGAAAAAATATGATACGATTGATTTTCTTGTAAACAATGCTGGGATCATGATGCCTCCACTAGACCTTCAATATGAGGATGTCGAGTCTCAATTGGCCGTAAACTATCTTTCACACTTTCTACTTACCTCCCTACTATTCCCGATGATCGAAAATGCCCCTGAAGGAAGAATTATTCAGTTAAGTAGCATTGCACACCGCTGGGGGGATACAAGATGGAATTATTACAACTCAAAGTCTACATATGATAAGAAGAAGGCTTATGGGCAAAGTAAATTAGCTTGTCTAATGTTTGCTTACGAACTTCAACGTAGACTCTCTAGGAGTCGTAGCCATGTGAAGTCATATGCTGCACATCCAGGGGCTTCCTCAACCAACCTCTTTCAGTATGTTTCTCCAATACAAAGACCATTCATAAGGCTTTTAGAGCGATTCTTGTTTCAAGATGCGGAAGATGGCTCGATGCCTACGTTAAGAGCTCTACTTGATCCATATCTAAACCCTGGGAGCTTTGTTGGACCTGACGGTTTTAAGGAGTTAAAAGGGGAGCCTACTGTAGTTGATTCTTCACGTATCTCAAAAGATCCCGTAGCTGCTCTAAAACTATGGGAATGGACTGAAAAGAAGTTAAATACAACTTTTGATCTTGAAGAGTGGAACGAATAGCTTCTCCTATTAAAGAAGTCGTGAAAAGAACATTAAGAAAGCATATCTCTCTTTTGGGTATATGCTTTTTTTGTGTTGATAATCAGTTGAATGATATCCATAGACTAAATTAGATAAAGGGAATTTATGTTACATCTGACCTTCAAAAGATGATCGAACCATGTTACTTGTAATTCACTATTGGGACGTCCTAATTTGAGGTGTATTACCCAATGTAATAATCGTGTTATCCCTTTGGATCTCTTTATAATATATTTGCCTTGAATGATTATTTAGTCAGTTCATATTGACTGTTGTTGCTGTTTTGTGGACGTAAATAATTATTTCCAATAAACTATAAAAAGAAGACTATGAACTTAACGAAGAAAAGCATTATTGCTACGTTCTTAATGGCAACTGGGGCATATCAATCTTTTGCAAAAGAGAAAGAGGAGAGACCCAATATCATTTTCCTTTTAACAGATGACCAAAGTTATCAAGCAGTAGGGTGTTTAGGTAATAATGAAATACAGACACCTAACATTGATAAAATTGGACAGAAAGGAATCATCTTCACCCAATACTATAATACGACGGCAATATGTATGGCTTCACGAGCGACAATTATGACTGGGATGTACGAAAACAAAACTGGTTGCAACTTCTCTCATGGGGCCATGACACCTGATAAATTTGAAAAGTCTTATCCAATGCTACTAAAGAGAGCGGGGTATAAGGTCGGCTTTGCTGGGAAGTTTGGTTATGCTATTAAAGGAGGAAAAAATTCTAAGTTCTGTGGATACCACGAGTATAAAGACTTACCTGTCGATAAATTCGATTGGTGGAGAGGGTGGCCTGGACAAGGAGACTATAAAACCGAAAAGAATAAGTATATGATCCCTTATGCTAAAAAGTACCCACATGTATCAGGGGCTTTGGGAGCTGCTGCGATTGAATTTCTAGAAGACTATGGAAATAAAAAAGAACCTTTTTGTTTATCCGTAAGTTTTAAAGCGCCACATGGTCCGATGAGTCCTGATAAGAAATATAACCATGTTTATGCCAATAAAACCTTTACCAAAAAGGAAAACTATTGGAAAGAAAATGGCGAGCACCTTGCAAAACAATCTAAACAGGGCCGTCAATATAAACGAATTAACGACACATGGTCTCCTGCTCAATATGATAAGAAGCTCGCAAAATATTACCAACAGATATATGGTGTCGATAAAGCTGTAGGGATGATTCTTGACCAACTAAAAAGCCAAGGTCTGGATAAGAATACGATAATCATATTTACCTCTGATAATGGCTACCACTGTGGTGCACATGGTTTTGGAGGTAAAGTGCTAACTTACGAAGAAGGTTCAAGAGCACCACTCTTAGCCTACGTTCCGGGAGCAAAAGGGAATGGAAAGCATTGTGGAGCATTGGTTTCCAATGTCGATATCGCACCAACAATATTGAATGCCGCAGGAGTTAAAATCCCTTCTAATATGGATGGAGTGAGTCTCTCTCCTCTTTTTTCAAATCCAACGAGAGAAGTGAAAGATCATGAAATCTTAATACAAGTATGGGGCGAAAATCCAACACACTGTCTTAGTCTAGTTGCAGATGGTTATAAATACTTTTATTGGTTTTATGGTGAGGGAATGGAGCCAACAGAGGAGTTGTTCAATTTGAATGATGATCCTTATGAGATGCACAATATAGTTAATGAGACTTCTGCGAAGAGACAACTAATTAAAATGAGAAAGTTGTATGATAATGAGGTTAGTGTATGGTCAAGAAACTCGGTAAAAGGACATAACTATGAAATCTACTCTACTCTTTTTGATCGACATATTTCTTGGTCAGAAAAGAGTGGAATCATGAAAAAACCAAATTATAATTACGGCCCCAAAAAGAAGCATTAAGCATTGAATGGATTAGTATAGAAGTACTGATTTTCTACTTCTATACTAATCTATCGTAATTTCTCTTCTACAAAATTTCCTACTATATGCTCTCTGTAATCTGTTGAGGAGAACCACTCCAGTTCTCAATATTGATATTAGCATAGAGCAGATTCATAGTACTTTTTTTGTCCCTTTATTGTGTCACAATTCCGTCTCGTTACCATGTCAAAAGTAAACAAAGTGATATTTCTATTGTTCGTATGATGAGAAGTGATAATACCAGCTGAATTTCGAAATGAGCAATCCTAGCTTGTAAATTTATTTTGTTAAGACAAAGCCACAAAAATGGTAGCATAGCTTTCCCTTCAGTGTTATCTTTTTATGAAGTATGAACAGTGTAGAATCAAGGTTTATAGCTCATTTCATAATTTATTTGGCAAAATTAATGTTGTATAAATAAAACTGCGTTATGGATAAAGAAATTGAAACAATAAAGATGGGTCGTGTTCAATCCTCTGAACTACATGAGAATATACAAAAAGGAGAATTGGTAATGTCTCCGGAACTTATGAAACAATACGGAGATATTGATTCTGGTTTTCCTGAGAGGATAATGTCTATGACTGAGAAAGAACGATTACATAAACAACAACTAGAATCTGAACAACTTGAGATAAAGAAGTTGAATGCAGAGTCTCTTGTAAATGCTAGAAAAAGTGCCTCTATTTTTACTATTATTGTATGCTTAACATTAGTTGGGGCATCAATTTCATTTATCATTATTGGAAGGGTATCTGCAGGAATCCTATTTGCAGTGCTCGGCGCAATTGGACCTATTGTAAATACGTATTATAGTTACTATTCGGTGAAAAAAGTTAAGGATTGATTGTAAAGAGTAGTTCACAACTCGAAAAGAGATACTATTGGTGTTTCCATAAATAAACAAGGTGTTGTTTTAACTTAAATAAACATTACCTTGTGTTCGTTTTATATAATAGTCTCTATTTTACAGATATCAAGTCATTCGGATTGCGTGTAATTGGAGACTTTAATATAACCATTTCAACGTACTTACTCTCTATGGAACAATATAGAAAAATCAATTCTTATGAAGCAACAGAACTTTTCATTATCAAAGAGGCTAGAAAGTTTTAAGTACGCATTCAATGGGTTGCGGGTATTAATCAAAGAAGAGCATAATGCACGCATTCATTTATTCGCAACCATACTTGTTGTAGCTGCCGGTTTCTATTACCACATATCCATAGGAGAGTGGATAGCTATTCTTTTATGCATAGGTTTGGTTATAAGTCTTGAGATTATTAATTCTGCCATAGAAAATATTGCAGATTATGTGTCCCCGAATAAACATGAGATGATAAAAAAGATAAAAGATCTATCCGCAGCAAGTGTCCTTGTTACTGCATTTATCTCATTAATTATAGGAATACTGATTTTTATAGACAAAATATTTTAATACAAAGTTTAATGGATACGACGATCTTTATGGAAGAGTTCTACTTAGTCCGCTTACCCTTTCATCTATCAGACAATATCGTAATACCAACTTAGTTTTGAAACAATCAATTGTGTAGAGCTTATTTATTAACTAACCAATACGAATAATATGAAGAGATGTGTGTTTGCTTTTATTATTTTGATATCTAGTCTGATATCAAAAGCTCAAGATGAGATTACACTATTTAATGAGGATGGGGAGTGTATTGCCTATATTGACACCGAAGATGATGACCTTCCAATATTTCTATGGGATGGTACCCCTGTGGCTTTCATCGAAAGAGAAGATGGCGTGATGAATGTGTTTGGTTTTAATGGTGTCCATCTTGGTTGGATTGATAAGAGTATCTTTTATAATCATGACGGAGAGATTGTGGCCAAGACAAAAGAAGCAATGGGGACTGTAAGTAGTATTGAGCCATACAAGTCGATGAAACAAATAACTCCAATTACACCGATAACCTCTTTTGCACCTCATACGCCTAACTTCAGTAGCTTTTGGGCTGATGAATCTTTTAAACTCTTTCTTCTAAAAGGACTCGATGATTGAAAATTTGCCATTGATTTACTGTATTTTAGTGTGTAAGTTTTAATTGTATTTGTTAAACATTGTTATTGATTAATGAGTCAAAAATAAATTATATCATATGAAAAGAAGTGCAATAATTATAGGTGTGGGGTCGATGTTTATCCTGACTTTTACAATCCTACGACTACATTACGGTGTTGATAAGGAACCTCAATTTGTCTCTTGGTTGGGATGGATAGGGAATATCATAACAATTGGCGGATTAGCTACAGTGATTCATACAATGAGATCACAAAAGAAGAGATAGTCTATCCCCATCGAATTATTAATGGGCATAACTCCTCGGTGCGTCACAATATAACCTAAAGCCAAGAATTCTCTTATCATCAAAGGATGCGTTTCACTCACATACGCTCTACCTTATCGACCTGATGAATATGATCTATATCGTGAAATGCCTCTTTTGTACTTGCTCGTTTTTTGTTATGTGGTTGATATTTATTAACTTATACGGTGTTATCTCATATGGAGGTATTTTATCTAACCATTAATACTTAATCTATGGTCGCTGAAAGTCAATATTTGCAAGTACAGTTTATAGGACATGCACTTTCCACAACACCAGAACTGAAAGTTTCTGTGGAAGGAATGAGTGATTGGGGGAAATATCTAGGAGACAAGGAGGATGCCAACGACATCCAAACTCGTTTGGATGTCGTTCGTTCTGTATTATTACAATTGCTAGAGGCAAAAGAGATTGATCACACCAATACTACGTTAAAAATCTTTGCCTTACCTGAATTCTTTTGGAGAGGAATCAAGGGAGCATATCACTACGATGTAAAGAAAGAGGATCGTATCTACCAAAAGATTACATCAGAGCTTATTAATATGGTGGATCAACTCAAGCAAAAGTATAATCTAGATGACTGGCTCTTCCTTTTTGGTTCTATTCTTACGACCCATGATATCACCGATAGTGTCACAAAAGAGGATAAAACGCTCGCGAAATTAGGGAACGATTACTTGGGGGTATATAATATTCTTGATCCAGTATCAAACAGCCATATACGTGAACTTTTTGCCAATGTGGTAAAGATTGCGGATAAAAAGAAGAGATCAAATAGTGACAAAGAAAAATACCTTTCCGCATTACTAACAGATCTATTAGACCTCAGTGACGCGTTGGCAAAGAAGATGGTATATAACCGCTGTTTTGTATATTATGCTGGAAACAGTTATGCTATTCAAAAGGAACATAAGTCCAAAGAGGATTTTATCCTGAACAACCCTTCTGCCACAGAGGATCATGTCGACTATTATCTTCAAACAATGGTTAACTACCCCTCAATAGATGCCAAAATAAACCCTGTGGATACCCTTCCACTATCCAATATCAAGTGTAAAAACCTTAAGGTAGGAGTGGAGATATGTCTTGATCATCGTCGCAAGAGATTGGCTGATTACTTAAAAGAGGGTAAAATAGAAGCTGTAGATATTCAGATTGTGATCTCTTGTGGAATGCAACTTCATGACGATGCAGTGGCGACAAAAGATCGAGGTGTACTTTTTAACTGTGATGGTGAATATGAACTAAAGGGAGAAGCGGTCAATGGCGATCATTGTCATACCCAATTGAAAACATATCATGCAAGCAAGAAACCTTCTCTTTCTGATTATATGTCGGTGAAGAAGATCATTCCTGTAGATATGAAAACGAAAAGCAAATACTTTCCTCATGGTCTAGGGAGCATCCATGTCTATCTTCCAATCGGTACCCCTTCATAGATTTGAGGTCACTAATATTTAGAAATTAACTAATTACATCTTGCAATGAGCTATTCTTATCTTTAGACATAAGAGTAGCTCATAATTTTTGTAATAATGTTTTTAAATAAAACAGAATTTATGTACTATGCAAAGAGCATCTTCGAAAGAGAAGAATGCCCCCAATATCATGATACAAATTATATAACATATGAAGTTTATTCTAGCACTATTGTTCTCCATATTTTTATTTAGCTGTTCCAGTAAGAAGCACTATAACGATTGGACTAAGGATCGTCTACAAGGGGAGGTGAGATCGTTTACCGAATGGTCATATCGCGCAAAGGATAGTGCTGATGTTGTGGTTAAAGGCATACGTGCTAGGCCATATGGTTATGATCAACAACTTGTTTATGATAATAATGGTAGATGTATAGAACAAAACAGTTATAATTCAGACGATCTTTTAGTGAATAGGTCTATCATGGTATATGATAACAACGGGCTTTGCGTGGAAAAACAAAATTACTCTTTACAGGAGGGATTGATGAATAAATCTATCTTTACATATGATACTCGGGATAATTGTATTGCACAAGAAGATTATGATGCAGAGGCAAACTTAGAGTATCGCTACACCTATCGTTTTGATCATGACAACCGATGTGTTGAGGAAAAGAGATATACTTCAGAGTCTCATTTGATCAGTAAACTCT
It encodes:
- a CDS encoding SDR family NAD(P)-dependent oxidoreductase, giving the protein MDDDYFDYESTIDLNRKVALITGANSGLGLETSKVLAQKGATVIMACRNLKKAAKAKNEIIEDLPDAKIEIMPLDLSSRRSIEEFVPKVEKKYDTIDFLVNNAGIMMPPLDLQYEDVESQLAVNYLSHFLLTSLLFPMIENAPEGRIIQLSSIAHRWGDTRWNYYNSKSTYDKKKAYGQSKLACLMFAYELQRRLSRSRSHVKSYAAHPGASSTNLFQYVSPIQRPFIRLLERFLFQDAEDGSMPTLRALLDPYLNPGSFVGPDGFKELKGEPTVVDSSRISKDPVAALKLWEWTEKKLNTTFDLEEWNE
- a CDS encoding sulfatase, producing MNLTKKSIIATFLMATGAYQSFAKEKEERPNIIFLLTDDQSYQAVGCLGNNEIQTPNIDKIGQKGIIFTQYYNTTAICMASRATIMTGMYENKTGCNFSHGAMTPDKFEKSYPMLLKRAGYKVGFAGKFGYAIKGGKNSKFCGYHEYKDLPVDKFDWWRGWPGQGDYKTEKNKYMIPYAKKYPHVSGALGAAAIEFLEDYGNKKEPFCLSVSFKAPHGPMSPDKKYNHVYANKTFTKKENYWKENGEHLAKQSKQGRQYKRINDTWSPAQYDKKLAKYYQQIYGVDKAVGMILDQLKSQGLDKNTIIIFTSDNGYHCGAHGFGGKVLTYEEGSRAPLLAYVPGAKGNGKHCGALVSNVDIAPTILNAAGVKIPSNMDGVSLSPLFSNPTREVKDHEILIQVWGENPTHCLSLVADGYKYFYWFYGEGMEPTEELFNLNDDPYEMHNIVNETSAKRQLIKMRKLYDNEVSVWSRNSVKGHNYEIYSTLFDRHISWSEKSGIMKKPNYNYGPKKKH
- a CDS encoding DUF2335 domain-containing protein yields the protein MDKEIETIKMGRVQSSELHENIQKGELVMSPELMKQYGDIDSGFPERIMSMTEKERLHKQQLESEQLEIKKLNAESLVNARKSASIFTIIVCLTLVGASISFIIIGRVSAGILFAVLGAIGPIVNTYYSYYSVKKVKD
- a CDS encoding diacylglycerol kinase family protein, producing the protein MKQQNFSLSKRLESFKYAFNGLRVLIKEEHNARIHLFATILVVAAGFYYHISIGEWIAILLCIGLVISLEIINSAIENIADYVSPNKHEMIKKIKDLSAASVLVTAFISLIIGILIFIDKIF